In Vigna angularis cultivar LongXiaoDou No.4 chromosome 8, ASM1680809v1, whole genome shotgun sequence, one DNA window encodes the following:
- the LOC108345078 gene encoding cytochrome B5-like protein, with translation MVLLVALALLLGLFLAVLLFNPRHRKSGHKGKAQTSLNNDKTSKSYSKTEVSLHNKRTDCWIIIKKKVYDVTSYVEEHPGGDAILAHAGDDSTEGFFGPQHATRVFDMIEDFYIGDLEQ, from the exons ATGGTATTGCTGGTTGCACTTGCATTGCTTCTGGGTCTCTTCCTCGCTGTTCTTCTTTTCAACCCACGACACCGCAAATCTG GGCACAAGGGAAAAGCTCAAACCAGTTTAAACAATGATAAG ACATCAAAATCCTACAGTAAAACGGAAGTTTCATTGCATAACAAGAGAACAGATTGTTGGATAATCATCAAGAAAAAG GTATATGATGTTACCTCTTATGTGGAAGAACATCCAGGTGGTGATGCCATTCTAGCACATGCTGGAGATGATTCAACTGAAGGATTTTTTGG ACCACAGCATGCAACTCGAGTCTTTGACATGATTGAAGACTTCTACATTGGAGATTTGGAACAATAG
- the LOC108345125 gene encoding uncharacterized protein LOC108345125 isoform X2 yields MVSLDSLDFFLFRVSTDFSSPLAIFVQAQGCLICLLLALGWACASFVRNREINRIKKSIRNGNNFAFLCHDINELEHSNQIDLPRVTVIMPLKGFGEHNLHNWKTQLTSLYGGPLEFLLVVESVEDPAYHAVSKLIADLEGSVDARIIVAGLSTSCSQKIHNQLVGVEAMYKESKYVLFLDDDVRLHPGSIGALVSEMQKNPDIFIQTGYPLDLPSGSLGSYCIYEYHMPCSMGFATGGQTFFLWGGCMMMHSEDFRKDNCGVVSGLRDGGYSDDMTLAAIAGAHKKLISSPAVAVFPHPLASDLNFGRYWNYLRKQTFVLESYVTRVNQIMNRALFAVHCYLSWGFVAPYCMAVIHVAAALRFKARGNSIEELSYSSIGLKMVGLLVACTFVALFSMWNLTRIEVLLCNILSPEAPPLSLASYNWCKIERLPKRQDVAPVFTDLGGKHLYGRKGMPTRGSFLTSLSKCLFQWRQPKRSE; encoded by the exons atGGTTTCCTTAGACTCTCTCGATTTCTTCCTCTTCCGTGTCAGCACAGATTTCTCATCTCCTCTGGCCATTTTCGTTCAGGCTCAG GGATGTTTAATTTGCCTACTCCTTGCTTTAGGGTGGGCCTGTGCTTCATTTGTCAG GAACAGagaaataaatagaataaagaaGAGTATACGGAATGGCAATAACTTTGCATTCCTCTGTCATGATATTAATGAACTTGAACATTCCAATCAGATTGATCTTCCTAGAGTAACAGTAATTATGCCCCTAAAAGGATTTGGAGAACACAATCTCCATAACTGGAAGACTCAG TTAACATCTCTTTACGGTGGCCCTCTAGAATTTCTTTTGGTGGTTGAAAGTGTAGAGGATCCTGCATACCATGCTGTATCAAAACTAATAGCAGATTTAGAG GGTTCTGTCGATGCTAGGATTATAGTAGCTGGTTTGTCAACAAGTTGTAGTCAAAAAATTCACAATCAGTTG GTTGGAGTAGAGGCAATGTACAAAGAAAGCAAGTATGTGTTGTTTTTAGATGATGATGTTAGGCTGCATCCGGGATCAATTGGAGCACTCGTTAGTGAAATGCAAAAGAACCCTGAT ATATTTATTCAAACCGGATACCCTCTTGATTTGCCATCTGGAAGTCTAGGGAGTTACTGCATCTATGAATACCATATG CCTTGTTCAATGGGCTTTGCCACTGGTGGACAAACATTCTTTTTGTGGGGAGGGTGCATGATG ATGCATTCTGAAGACTTTAGGAAAGATAACTGTGGTGTAGTGTCAGGACTTAGAGACGGTGGATATTCTGATGACATGACTCTAGCTGCCATAGCCG GGGCTCACAAGAAGCTCATTAGTTCTCCAGCGGTTGCTGTCTTTCCTCACCCCCTTGCAAGTGATCTTAATTTTGGAAG GTACTGGAATTATTTGAGGAAACAAACATTTGTTTTGGAGTCATACGTCACCAGAGTCAACCAAATAATGAACCGTGCATTGTTCGCTGTTCACTGTTATTTGTCATGGGGATTTGTAGCACCATACTGCATGGCAGTGATTCATGTTGCAGCAGCACTAAGGTTTAAAGCCAGGGGAAACTCAATTGAGGAATTAAGCTACTCTTCAATTG GGTTAAAAATGGTGGGGCTCCTAGTCGCATGCACTTTTGTTGCGCTTTTCTCAATGTGGAACTTGACAAGGATAGAAGTTCTACTTTGCAACATATTGTCCCCAGAGGCACCTCCACTTTCTCTGGCTTCTTATAATTGGTGTAAA ATAGAGAGATTACCAAAAAGGCAAGATGTGGCACCAGTTTTCACAGACTTGGGAGGAAAACATTTGTATGGAAGGAAAGGAATGCCTACAAGAGGCTCATTCCTCACTTCTTTATCCAAATGTTTGTTCCAATGGCGTCAACCAAAGAGATCTGAGTAA
- the LOC108345125 gene encoding uncharacterized protein LOC108345125 isoform X1: MVSLDSLDFFLFRVSTDFSSPLAIFVQAQGCLICLLLALGWACASFVRNREINRIKKSIRNGNNFAFLCHDINELEHSNQIDLPRVTVIMPLKGFGEHNLHNWKTQLTSLYGGPLEFLLVVESVEDPAYHAVSKLIADLEGSVDARIIVAGLSTSCSQKIHNQLVGVEAMYKESKYVLFLDDDVRLHPGSIGALVSEMQKNPDIFIQTGYPLDLPSGSLGSYCIYEYHMPCSMGFATGGQTFFLWGGCMMMHSEDFRKDNCGVVSGLRDGGYSDDMTLAAIAGAHKKLISSPAVAVFPHPLASDLNFGRYWNYLRKQTFVLESYVTRVNQIMNRALFAVHCYLSWGFVAPYCMAVIHVAAALRFKARGNSIEELSYSSIGLKMVGLLVACTFVALFSMWNLTRIEVLLCNILSPEAPPLSLASYNWCKVFIAMLVDNCLYPVSAIRSHFSQSINWSGIIYYLKDGKINKIERLPKRQDVAPVFTDLGGKHLYGRKGMPTRGSFLTSLSKCLFQWRQPKRSE; the protein is encoded by the exons atGGTTTCCTTAGACTCTCTCGATTTCTTCCTCTTCCGTGTCAGCACAGATTTCTCATCTCCTCTGGCCATTTTCGTTCAGGCTCAG GGATGTTTAATTTGCCTACTCCTTGCTTTAGGGTGGGCCTGTGCTTCATTTGTCAG GAACAGagaaataaatagaataaagaaGAGTATACGGAATGGCAATAACTTTGCATTCCTCTGTCATGATATTAATGAACTTGAACATTCCAATCAGATTGATCTTCCTAGAGTAACAGTAATTATGCCCCTAAAAGGATTTGGAGAACACAATCTCCATAACTGGAAGACTCAG TTAACATCTCTTTACGGTGGCCCTCTAGAATTTCTTTTGGTGGTTGAAAGTGTAGAGGATCCTGCATACCATGCTGTATCAAAACTAATAGCAGATTTAGAG GGTTCTGTCGATGCTAGGATTATAGTAGCTGGTTTGTCAACAAGTTGTAGTCAAAAAATTCACAATCAGTTG GTTGGAGTAGAGGCAATGTACAAAGAAAGCAAGTATGTGTTGTTTTTAGATGATGATGTTAGGCTGCATCCGGGATCAATTGGAGCACTCGTTAGTGAAATGCAAAAGAACCCTGAT ATATTTATTCAAACCGGATACCCTCTTGATTTGCCATCTGGAAGTCTAGGGAGTTACTGCATCTATGAATACCATATG CCTTGTTCAATGGGCTTTGCCACTGGTGGACAAACATTCTTTTTGTGGGGAGGGTGCATGATG ATGCATTCTGAAGACTTTAGGAAAGATAACTGTGGTGTAGTGTCAGGACTTAGAGACGGTGGATATTCTGATGACATGACTCTAGCTGCCATAGCCG GGGCTCACAAGAAGCTCATTAGTTCTCCAGCGGTTGCTGTCTTTCCTCACCCCCTTGCAAGTGATCTTAATTTTGGAAG GTACTGGAATTATTTGAGGAAACAAACATTTGTTTTGGAGTCATACGTCACCAGAGTCAACCAAATAATGAACCGTGCATTGTTCGCTGTTCACTGTTATTTGTCATGGGGATTTGTAGCACCATACTGCATGGCAGTGATTCATGTTGCAGCAGCACTAAGGTTTAAAGCCAGGGGAAACTCAATTGAGGAATTAAGCTACTCTTCAATTG GGTTAAAAATGGTGGGGCTCCTAGTCGCATGCACTTTTGTTGCGCTTTTCTCAATGTGGAACTTGACAAGGATAGAAGTTCTACTTTGCAACATATTGTCCCCAGAGGCACCTCCACTTTCTCTGGCTTCTTATAATTGGTGTAAA GTATTCATTGCAATGCTGGTGGATAACTGTCTATACCCTGTATCTGCAATTCGTTCTCATTTTTCCCAATCTATCAATTGGTCTGGCATTATATACTATTTGAAAGATGGAAAAATCAACAAG ATAGAGAGATTACCAAAAAGGCAAGATGTGGCACCAGTTTTCACAGACTTGGGAGGAAAACATTTGTATGGAAGGAAAGGAATGCCTACAAGAGGCTCATTCCTCACTTCTTTATCCAAATGTTTGTTCCAATGGCGTCAACCAAAGAGATCTGAGTAA
- the LOC108343833 gene encoding DNA (cytosine-5)-methyltransferase CMT3: MSTKRKTRSSSSPSLASSVKRVTRSSVTLTVASSSPSPVSSVKRVTRNVASNSGKSKVEIVDVASNSGKSKEANSSAVKKETSSSVVKEETSTFMDVTPSTPDGEESTAKFIGESVPIEEARRRWPKRYQEKEKKVSTGSRSNRKQDEDEEILQARHHYTCAEVDRSTIYKLFDDAHVKADEGEHNYICKIVELFEAIDGSLYFTAQWYYRAKDTVIKKLAYLIEPKRVFFSEVQDDNPLDCLVEKLNIGRLPLDIDLNVKKETISSYDYYCDTQYLLPYSTFVNLPSENDETSSETCSIISSDTTNGVEKSEVDSQSKDAYLPHQSKDMEMRLLDLYSGCGAMSTGLCLGGQLSGVNLVTKWAVDLNKHACESLKLNHPETEVRNESAECFLSLLKEWQKLCSYFDLVENKVSHEKYVNLFSEVEEDDDEEIKEDGTDDEHGEIFEVYEIFAVCYGDPNKKKEQGLYFKVHWKGYGSDEDSWEPIEGLRHCKDKINEFVIQGFKSNILPLPGDVDVICGGPPCQGISGFNRFRNKENPLDDEKNKQMVVYMDIVQYLKPKFTLMENVVDIVKFADGFLGRYALGRLIQMNYQARLGIMAAGSYGLPQFRLRMFLWGAAPSQKLPQFPLPTHDVIVRGVIPVEFETNTVAYDEGHTVQLQRKLLLKEAISDLPPVQNSEHRDEMKYCKPAETEFQRFIRSTKSEMLGFQSKTKSSKTLLYDHRPLELNADDYQRVCRIPKKKGACFRDLPGVLVGTDNKVEWDPDMERVYLDSGKPLVPDYAMSFVNGTSSKPFARLWWDETVPTVVTRAEPHNQAILHPEQDRVLTIRENARLQGFPDFYKLCGPVKERYIQVGNAVAVPVARALGYTLGLAFQGSTSTSDGPLYTLPDKFPMLREQVSSVSSEDDEQVL, encoded by the exons ATGTCCACCAAGCGCAAAACAAggtcttcctcttctccttctcttgcTTCCTCTGTGAAGCGTGTTACTCGTTCATCCGTCACTCTTACTGTTGCTTCCAGTTCTCCTTCTCCTGTCTCTTCCGTCAAGCGTGTTACTCGGAATGTCGCTTCAAATTCTGGTAAGTCTAAGGTTGAGATTGTTGACGTCGCTTCAAATTCTGGTAAGTCTAAGGAAGCCAATTCCTCTGCCGTAAAAAAAGAGACATCTTCCTCTGTTGTCAAAGAAGAGACATCAACCTTCATGGATGTGACACCATCAACACCTGATGGGGAAGAGTCCACTGCGAAATTCATAGGAGAGTCTGTTCCTATTGAGGAAGCCAGAAGGCGCTGGCCCAAACGGTACCAGGAAAAG gAAAAGAAAGTGTCTACTGGGTCAAGATCAAACAG GAAGCAGGACGAAGATGAGGAGATTCTTCAAGCTCGACATCACTACACTTGTGCTGAGGTTGATCGATCTACAATATACAAGCTTTTTGACGACGCCCATGTTAAG gcAGATGAAGGGGAACATAATTACATTTGTAAAATTGTGGAGTTATTTGAAGCTATTGATGGATCCCTGTACTTCACCGCACAATGGTATTATAGGGCTAAAGACACT GTCATTAAAAAACTGGCATATCTTATTGAACCAAAACGAGTTTTCTTTTCTGAAGTTCAAGATGACAACCCGTTGGATTGTCTAGTTGAAAAACTTAACATTGGTAGATTACCATTAGAT ATAGATTTAAATGTGAAGAAGGAAACCATCTCTTCTTATGATTATTATTGTGATACGCAATATCTTTTGCCATACTCCACTTTTGTTAACTTACCATCAg AAAACGATGAAACTAGTAGCGAGACTTGTTCTATAATATCCAGTGATACTACTAATGGGGTTGAAAAGTCTGAGGTAGACTCCCAATCTAAGGATGCCTACCTCCCTCACCAGAGTAAGGATATGGAGATGAGACTACTAGATTTATATTCTGGTTGTGGAGCAATGTCAACTGGGTTGTGTCTAGGTGGACAATTATCTGGAGTGAATTTAGTTACA AAATGGGCTGTAGACTTGAATAAACATGCTTGTGAATCTCTTAAATTAAATCACCCTGAGACTGag GTCAGAAATGAATCAGCAgaatgttttctttcattattgaaGGAGTGGCAAAAATTATGTAGTTATTTTGATCTAGTTGAAAATAAAGTGTCACATGAGAAATATGTGAATCTTTTTAGTGAggtggaagaagatgatgatgaagaaattaAGGAAGATGGAACTGATGATGAACATGGTGAAATATTTGAAGTTTATGAAATCTTTGCTGTCTGTTATGGTGatccaaataagaaaaaagagcaAGGGTTATACTTTAAG GTTCATTGGAAGGGTTATGGATCTGATGAGGATTCTTGGGAACCAATTGAAGGTTTAAG GCATTGTAAGgacaaaattaatgaatttgtcATTCAAGGTTTTAAGTCAAATATATTGCCTTTGCCG GGAGATGTTGATGTGATTTGTGGTGGACCCCCTTGTCAAGGTATTAGTGGTTTCAACCGGTTCAGAAACAAAGAAAATCCTTTAGATGATGAGAAGAACAAACAAATGGTTGTTTATATGGATATTGTTCAATACCTTAAGCCCAAATTTACATTAATGGAAAATGTGGTTGATATCGTTAAATTTGCGGATGGCTTTCTTGGGAGATATGCTTTGGGTCGTCTCATTCAAATGAATTATCAAGCACGGCTGGGAATTATGGCTGCAGGCTCTTATGGACTTCCTCAGTTTCGTTTGCGCATGTTCTTATGGGGCGCTGCACCTTCTCAG AAGTTGCCTCAATTCCCACTCCCAACTCATGATGTTATTGTGAGGGGTGTTATTCCCGTAGAGTTCGAG ACCAACACAGTGGCGTATGACGAAGGACACACCGTTCAACTACAGAGAAAACTGTTATTAAAAGAAGCCATTTCTGACCTTCCTCCG GTTCAAAATAGTGAACATCgtgatgaaatgaaatattgCAAACCTGCTGAAACAGAGTTCCAACGATTCATTAGATCAACCAAAAGTG AAATGTTAGGTTTTcaaagcaaaacaaaatcatCGAAGACTTTGCTGTATGATCATCGTCCTTTAGAATTGAATGCGGATGATTACCAGCGTGTGTGTAGGATTCCTAAAAAGAAG GGTGCATGTTTTAGAGATTTACCAGGTGTTCTTGTAGGAACTGATAACAAGGTTGAGTGGGATCCTGATATGGAACGTGTTTATTTGGATTCCGGAAAACCATTG GTTCCCGATTACGCCATGTCTTTTGTGAATGGAACTTCTTCAAa ACCTTTTGCTCGGTTGTGGTGGGATGAAACTGTTCCGACTGTTGTGACACGAGCAGAACCTCACAATCAG GCAATTTTACACCCAGAACAAGATAGAGTGTTGACTATTCGTGAAAATGCACGACTCCAAGGTTTTCCAGATTTTTACAAGTTGTGTGGACCAGTCAAAGAGag GTACATTCAAGTTGGGAATGCAGTGGCTGTTCCAGTGGCTCGTGCTCTTGGATACACGCTAGGACTTGCATTCCAAGGTTCTACTTCTACAAGTGATGGACCATTATATACATTACCTGATAAATTTCCTATGCTTAGAGAACAAGTTTCTTCTGTATCTTctgaagatgatgaacaagTTCTATGA